The genomic stretch ATCTGAAGGAAGAACGCTGGGCGACCTGCTTTACGCCTCAAGACAGAGGTTTCGTGTTTCCGAGCAGGAGTGGGTCGAACTGGTCAAGGCGATCGCCGGAGGCGACCAGCTTGCGCTGCATTCGTTATATGAGCGGACGCATCGGATCGTCTTCACGTTGATCGTACGGATCACTCGCAACCGGGAGACGGCCGAAGAATTGACGCTCGACGTATTTCACGACGTGTGGCGAAGAGCTGCGGCGTACGATCCCGCAGGTGGAAGCGTCCTCGGGTGGATCATGAATCAGGCGCGATCGCGCGCCATCGACCGGGTGCGGTTCGATCAGCGTAAGAAGCGGGTCAACATTTCTGGTGAAGATCCGGTTACGGCCCAGCTTCCGGCCGATCCTCAACAGGCATGCCAGCTTGAAGAAGAAGCGCGGCATCTGCGAGAGGCGCTCGAGGTACTCACTCCAGAGGAGCGTCAGGTGATCGAAACGGCCTTTTTCTCCGAGTTGACGTACCACGAGGTCGCGCAAAAGCTGAGTCAACCTCTAGGTACCGTCAAGACACGGATCCGGTCCGGACTCGGCAAACTGCGGCATACTCTCGGCAGGACTTTGAAGCGTATATGAATTCGCCAATCCAACAACACGATGGCGAACACCACGACCTGGTGTTCCTCTATGCCCTTCAGGCGCTTCCGACAGCCGAGATTCCCGCCGCTGAGACCCACTTCACCGGATGCGACGCCTGCCGTCAGGAGTTGGAACTCCTGCGTCCGATTGTAGGGGGCTTCACTGCATGGCCGTCGGACGTCCTGAGGCCAGCGCAGCCGCTGTGGGAACGCCTGACGCGCCGCATCTCGATGCAAACGGGACAGGAACCTGTTCTGAATCCACCACGAGCACCGGCGCAACCCGAATGGGAAACCGTTGTGCCCGGTATCTCCGTCAAACTGCTTGCGACGGATACGCTGAAAAACCGTACCAGCATGCTGGTACGGCTCGATCCCGGAACCGAATATCCCCCTCATTGTCATGCCGGCGAAGAGGAGTTGCATCTCCTGTACGGCGAACTCATAATCAACAACCGGAAACTCCATCCGGGCGATTATTTTCGTGCTGCGGCCGGATCGGTGGATCATCGCGTCTGGAGCGAGACTGGCTGCACCTGCGTTCTGATCACGTCTAACGACGACGAAATCCTCTAAGATTCGACGCCAACCCGATCACAACACCTCGAACACGTGATAGATGGCACCGCCGGCCATGCGGTGTCCGTAGGCGACTGAGACGAGACGATTGAGCCAGTCGTATTTCTGCGAAGCGGTTTCGAAGTTC from Terriglobia bacterium encodes the following:
- a CDS encoding sigma-70 family RNA polymerase sigma factor; translated protein: MSTARPTSPDWPESEGRTLGDLLYASRQRFRVSEQEWVELVKAIAGGDQLALHSLYERTHRIVFTLIVRITRNRETAEELTLDVFHDVWRRAAAYDPAGGSVLGWIMNQARSRAIDRVRFDQRKKRVNISGEDPVTAQLPADPQQACQLEEEARHLREALEVLTPEERQVIETAFFSELTYHEVAQKLSQPLGTVKTRIRSGLGKLRHTLGRTLKRI
- a CDS encoding cupin domain-containing protein, with protein sequence MNSPIQQHDGEHHDLVFLYALQALPTAEIPAAETHFTGCDACRQELELLRPIVGGFTAWPSDVLRPAQPLWERLTRRISMQTGQEPVLNPPRAPAQPEWETVVPGISVKLLATDTLKNRTSMLVRLDPGTEYPPHCHAGEEELHLLYGELIINNRKLHPGDYFRAAAGSVDHRVWSETGCTCVLITSNDDEIL